In Streptomyces sp. NBC_01717, one DNA window encodes the following:
- a CDS encoding ferredoxin encodes MTVQQDAPTGSDTQDLEVWIDQDLCTGDGICVQYAPEVFELDIDGLAYVKSSEDELLQDKGATTPVPLPLLQDVVDSAKECPGDCIHVRRVSDRVEVYGPEAA; translated from the coding sequence ATGACCGTGCAGCAGGACGCCCCGACCGGCAGCGACACGCAGGATCTGGAGGTCTGGATCGACCAGGACCTCTGCACCGGGGACGGCATCTGCGTGCAGTACGCACCCGAGGTGTTCGAGCTGGACATCGACGGTCTGGCGTATGTGAAGAGCAGCGAGGACGAGCTGCTGCAGGACAAGGGGGCGACGACGCCCGTTCCGCTGCCGCTGCTTCAGGACGTGGTCGATTCGGCCAAGGAGTGCCCCGGCGACTGCATTCATGTACGGCGCGTTTCGGACAGGGTCGAGGTCTACGGCCCCGAGGCTGCCTGA
- a CDS encoding tRNA (adenine-N1)-methyltransferase gives MSEPTGAARRRGPFKVGDQVQLTDPKGRHYTFTLEAGKNFHTHKGSFPHDELIGAPEGSVVRTTGNVAYLALRPLLPDYVLSMPRGAAVVYPKDAGQILAFADIFPGARVVEAGVGSGSLSTFLLRAIGDQGMLHSYERREDFAEIAQQNVERYFGEPHPAWQLTVGDLQDNLSDTDVDRVILDMLAPWECLDAVAKALVPGGILCAYVATTTQLARTVESIREMGCFAEPQPWESMIRNWHVEGLAVRPDHRMIGHTGFLVTARRLADGVEAPLRRRRPAKGAYGEDYDGPGSQSGSSRG, from the coding sequence ATGTCTGAACCGACCGGTGCCGCCCGCCGACGTGGGCCCTTCAAGGTCGGGGACCAGGTCCAGCTCACCGACCCCAAGGGACGCCACTACACCTTCACGCTCGAAGCCGGAAAGAACTTCCACACCCACAAGGGTTCTTTCCCGCACGACGAGCTGATCGGTGCGCCCGAGGGCAGTGTGGTCCGAACCACGGGAAACGTCGCCTATCTCGCGCTGCGCCCCCTGCTCCCCGACTACGTCCTGTCCATGCCCCGCGGCGCCGCCGTGGTCTACCCCAAGGACGCGGGGCAGATTCTGGCGTTCGCCGACATCTTCCCCGGCGCCCGCGTCGTGGAGGCCGGGGTCGGCTCCGGCTCGCTCTCCACCTTCCTGCTCCGCGCCATCGGCGACCAGGGCATGCTGCACTCGTACGAGCGCCGCGAGGACTTCGCCGAGATCGCCCAGCAGAACGTCGAGCGCTACTTCGGCGAACCGCACCCCGCGTGGCAGCTCACCGTCGGCGACCTGCAGGACAACCTGTCCGACACCGACGTCGACCGGGTCATCCTCGACATGCTCGCCCCCTGGGAGTGCCTGGACGCCGTCGCCAAGGCGCTCGTGCCCGGCGGCATCCTCTGCGCGTACGTCGCCACCACCACCCAGCTCGCCCGGACCGTCGAGTCCATCCGTGAGATGGGCTGCTTCGCCGAGCCGCAGCCCTGGGAATCGATGATCCGCAACTGGCACGTCGAGGGCCTGGCCGTCCGCCCGGACCACCGCATGATCGGCCACACCGGCTTCCTCGTCACCGCCCGCCGTCTCGCCGACGGTGTGGAGGCCCCGCTGCGCCGCCGCCGGCCCGCCAAGGGCGCCTACGGCGAGGACTACGACGGCCCCGGCAGCCAGAGCGGCTCCTCCCGCGGCTGA